Proteins co-encoded in one Mastacembelus armatus chromosome 24, fMasArm1.2, whole genome shotgun sequence genomic window:
- the slc22a2 gene encoding solute carrier family 22 member 2, producing METDPSRPAGTDTAAAMTTFDGILEEVGGFGRFQKRIFALLCVCSLPFAGVYVGIVFQGFTPDHWCRDPAVVERGQVCGWSLADTRRLTVPRVNSSGTAQLSSCEQYEVDWNSSARTCDAQELDLSTALTVPCKHGWDYDYEGRRSFVTEFDLVCSDGWLVDMYQAMLNVGFLFGSLAIGYLADRLGRKMTFLMSNLFNGIAGILVALAPSYVSLLVFRALYGFGVKGGWMVGYVLVTELVGVEFRRTVGILYQMFFSIGLLILPPLAYFIAEWRWLQVVITAPYILMLSYYWFIPESPRWLLSQKKTSKAVKITEDMAKENKMTLSKNIETLTGDTADSDSTSASFLDLIRTPKMRKHTLILSYNWFTSAVVYQGLVMRLGIMGGNVYIDFLISGLVEFPAAFLILFTIERIGRRLPFATANIVAGASCFITAFIPDSMFWAKTVVACIGRLGITMTFEMVVFVNTELYPTFVRNLGVSVCSTLCDVGGIIAPFLLYRLAVIWLELPLIIFGSLAFLAGGLVLLLPETRGVPLPDTIEDIEFPNRVKEQTATMNQQLTTFLSSTDISTDKHPTMV from the exons ATGGAAACGGATCCGAGCCGTCCTGCAGGAACCGACACCGCAGCAGCCATGACCACTTTTGATGGCATTTTGGAAGAAGTTGGAGGGTTCGGCCGCTTCCAGAAACGCATCTTCGCCCTGCTCTGCGTCTGCTCGCTGCCTTTCGCGGGCGTCTACGTCGGCATCGTCTTCCAGGGCTTCACCCCGGATCACTGGTGTCGAGACCCCGCGGTGGTGGAGAGGGGGCAGGTGTGCGGCTGGAGCCTGGCAGACACCCGCAGGCTGACGGTTCCCCGGGTCAACAGCTCCGGGACGGCGCAGCTGAGCAGCTGTGAGCAGTACGAGGTGGACTGGAACAGCTCGGCGCGCACCTGTGACGCACAGGAGCTGGACCTCAGCACCGCTCTCACGGTCCCCTGCAAGCACGGCTGGGACTACGACTATGAGGGAAGACGGTCCTTTGTCACTGAG tttgACCTGGTGTGTTCGGACGGGTGGTTGGTGGACATGTACCAGGCCATGCTCAACGTGGGCTTCCTGTTCGGGAGCCTTGCTATTGGTTACCTGGCTGACAG GCTCGGCAGGAAAATGACCTTCCTGATGTCCAACCTGTTTAACGGGATCGCAGGGATCCTGGTGGCCCTGGCTCCGAGCTATGTGTCTTTACTGGTTTTCAGAGCCCTGTATGGGTTTGGAGTGAAAGGAGGCTGGATGGTTGGATACGTGCTGG TCACAGAGCTAGTGGGGGTGGAGTTCAGACGTACAGTGGGAATCCTGTACCAGATGTTCTTCAGCATCggcctcctcatcctccctccaCTCGCCTACTTCATTGCCGAGTGGCGCTGGCTGCAGGTGGTCATCACCGCGCCCTACATCCTCATGCTGTCCTACTACTG GTTCATCCCTGAATCTCCACGATGGCTCCTCTCTCAGAAGAAAACATCCAAAGCTGTGAAGATCACAGAGGACATGGCCAAAGAAAACAAGATGACTCTGTCCAAAAACATCGAG ACTCTCACTGGTGACACCGCCGACTCCGACTCCACCTCCGCCTCCTTCCTGGACCTGATCAGAACtccaaaaatgagaaaacatacTTTAATCCTCAGCTACAACTG GTTCACCAGTGCTGTTGTCTACCAGGGTTTGGTCATGAGGCTAGGAATCATGGGAGGAAACGTCTACATCGACTTCCTCATCTCTGGCCTGGTGGAGTTCCCTGCTgccttcctcatcctcttcaccATTGAACGCATCGGCAGACGTCTTCCCTTCGCCACCGCCAACATCGTCGCTGGAGCCTCCTGCTTCATCACTGCCTTCATCCCCGACA GTATGTTCTGGGCCAAGACGGTGGTGGCCTGCATCGGGCGGCTGGGCATCACCATGACCTTTGAGATGGTGGTGTTCGTTAACACGGAGCTCTACCCAACGTTTGTCAG gAACCTGGGAGTGTCGGTCTGTTCCACTCTGTGTGACGTTGGCGGCATCATTGCTCCGTTCCTGCTCTACAGACTGGCCGTCATCTGGCTGGAGCTGCCCCTCATCATCTTCG GGTCTCTGGCCTTCCTGGCTGGAGGTTTGGTGCTGCTGCTCCCTGAGACCAGAGGTGTGCCGCTGCCCGACACCATCGAGGACATCGAGTTCCCCAACAG agTGAAGGAGCAAACTGCGACGATGAACCAGCAGCTGACAACCTTCTTGTCCAGCACCGACATATCGACAGACAAACACCCAACAATGGTCTAa